The Synchiropus splendidus isolate RoL2022-P1 chromosome 11, RoL_Sspl_1.0, whole genome shotgun sequence genome contains a region encoding:
- the nxf1a gene encoding nuclear RNA export factor 1 isoform X1, producing MRQEDKPAQSCGSRSQITFFLKSATMHRFNCRKHDDRTAPNFRNRKGGGSHKGRAYNRNRRDRQRGNQSGIFGGPGPRSRLEDLDGDVTMGDTSQDSTPQNRFTPYQRPGRKGDGRFDRDRRQGRGGGGRGGFKGDRSGAGGGGGKNRSDWWKVTIPHGRKYDKRWLLTALQNLCSIEFTPVNYQVDHNKVHFYVDDTATANAIHKCSHKITDTDGYKVEVHTNRCAPPSYLLTDLKPEHIEHLKQCMAKRFDASQQALDLNNIRTDPDLVSQNVEVILNRKTNMEAVIKIIEGNIPELAALNLSNNRIQKLDELSELVTKVPLLKTLNLSNNELKSDRELDKLKGLKLVELWLNRNPLCDLFKDQAAYISAVRQRFPRLLKLDGNDLPAPIGFDVESPTAIPPSKGSYFGSDEIKALILPFLQQYYNIYDSGDRQPLLDAYHDGASLSLTTPYSNQNPSRSSLGEYHKDSRNLKRVKDTTIRYRLLKHTRLNVVAFLNELPKTQHDIASFTVDVNTFTNTLLSFTVSGVFKEVAVDGKSRDSTMAFSRVFITVPAGNSGLCIVNDQIFIRMATTEEIRRAFVAPAPTPSSSPVPTLTAPQQEMLSAFSQMSGMNLEWSQKCLLDNQWDFNAAAQVFTQLKTEGKIPDVAFMK from the exons ATGCGTCAAGAAGATAAACCAGCACAGTCATGTGGATCCAGATCGCAAATCACATTCTTTTTAAAATCCGCAACTATGCATAGGTTCAACTGTCGAA AGCATGATGACAGAACTGCACCAAATTTTCGGAACCGGAAGGGTGGAGGGTCCCACAAAGGTCGGGCTTATAACAGGAATCGAAGAGACCGTCAACGTGGAAACCAGTCAGGAATCTTCGGTGGTCCTGGGCCAAGGTCACGTCTTGAAGATCTTGATGGCGATGTAACGATGGGCGATACCTCACAGGACAGCACTCCTCAGAACAGATT caCTCCTTACCAAAGACCTGGCCGTAAAGGAGATGGGCGGTTTGACAGAGACAGGCGTCAaggcagaggtggaggaggaagaggcggCTTCAAAGGGGACCGAAGCGGAGCCGGTGGAGGAGGCGGGAAAAACCGATCAGACTGGTGGAAAGTCACA ataCCACATGGGAGAAAATATGACAAGCGGTGGCTGCTGACAGCTCTTCAGAACCTATGTTCTATCGAATTCACGCCTGTTAAT TACCAAGTCGACCACAACAAGGTTCATTTCTATGTGGATGACACTGCAACAgccaacgccatacataaatgCTCTCACAAGATCACTGACACAGATGGGTATAAG GTGGAGGTGCACACCAATCGCTGTGCTCCACCATCTTACCTCCTAACTGACTTGAAACCTGAGCATATTGAGCACTTGAAG CAATGCATGGCCAAACGTTTTGATGCCTCCCAGCAagctttggacttgaacaatatTCGGACAGACCCAG ACCTCGTCTCCCAGAATGTGGAGGTCATCctaaacaggaaaacaaatatggaAGCTGTCATCAAAATTATTGAAGGGAACATTCCAGAG CTTGCTGCATTAAACCTGAGCAACAACCGAATTCAAAAACTGGATGAACTTTCTGAGTTGGTGACTAAAGTTCCTCTTTTGAAGACTCTAAACCTTTCCAACAATGAG CTGAAGTCTGATCGAGAGCTGGACAAGCTGAAAGGTCTCAAGCTGGTGGAGCTGTGGCTGAATAGGAACCCCTTGTGTGATCTTTTTAAAGACCAGGCTGCATACATCAG CGCTGTGCGGCAGAGGTTTCCCCGACTCCTTAAACTG GATGGCAACGACCTTCCTGCACCCATTGGATTTGACGTGGAAAGCCCCACTGCTATACCACCCTCCAAG GGAAGCTATTTTGGCTCTGACGAAATCAAAGCTCTCATTCTTCCATTCTTACAACA GTACTACAATATATACGACTCTGGGGACAGACAGCCTCTCTTGGATGCTTACCATGATGGTGCATCCTTGTCCCTGACGACGCCTTACTCCAACCAGAACCCCTCTAG GTCAAGTCTCGGGGAATATCACAAGGACAGCCGAAACCTCAAGAGAGTCAAAGACACAA CGATACGCTACAGACTTCTGAAGCACACTCGACTAAACGTGGTGGCTTTCCTCAATGAGCTGCCCAAAACTCAGCATGACATTGCCTCTTTTACTGTTGATGTGAACACTTTTACA AACACGCTGCTATCATTCACTGTGAGTGGAGTCTTCAAAGAGG TTGCAGTTGACGGAAAGTCCCGAGACTCAACTATGGCCTTCTCTCGAGTCTTCATAACTGTCCCTGCAGGGAATTCTGG TCTTTGCATCGTGAACGACCAGATCTTTATCAGAATGGCCACTACAGAAGAAATTCGCAGAGCCTTTGTGGCACCAGCTCCAACTCCGTCGTCCAGCCCCGTCCCAACACTCACTGCTCCACAGCAAGAGATGCTCTCTGCATTTTCTCAGATGTCCGGCATGAACCTCGAATGGTCTCAGAA GTGTCTTTTGGACAATCAATGGGATTTCAATGCTGCAGCACAAGTGTTCACACAACTAAAG aCGGAAGGAAAAATCCCCGATGTTGCTTTTATGAAATAA
- the nxf1a gene encoding nuclear RNA export factor 1 isoform X3, translated as MSDGGRYYNEHDDRTAPNFRNRKGGGSHKGRAYNRNRRDRQRGNQSGIFGGPGPRSRLEDLDGDVTMGDTSQDSTPQNRFTPYQRPGRKGDGRFDRDRRQGRGGGGRGGFKGDRSGAGGGGGKNRSDWWKVTIPHGRKYDKRWLLTALQNLCSIEFTPVNYQVDHNKVHFYVDDTATANAIHKCSHKITDTDGYKVEVHTNRCAPPSYLLTDLKPEHIEHLKQCMAKRFDASQQALDLNNIRTDPDLVSQNVEVILNRKTNMEAVIKIIEGNIPELAALNLSNNRIQKLDELSELVTKVPLLKTLNLSNNELKSDRELDKLKGLKLVELWLNRNPLCDLFKDQAAYISAVRQRFPRLLKLDGNDLPAPIGFDVESPTAIPPSKGSYFGSDEIKALILPFLQQYYNIYDSGDRQPLLDAYHDGASLSLTTPYSNQNPSRSSLGEYHKDSRNLKRVKDTTIRYRLLKHTRLNVVAFLNELPKTQHDIASFTVDVNTFTNTLLSFTVSGVFKEVAVDGKSRDSTMAFSRVFITVPAGNSGLCIVNDQIFIRMATTEEIRRAFVAPAPTPSSSPVPTLTAPQQEMLSAFSQMSGMNLEWSQKCLLDNQWDFNAAAQVFTQLKTEGKIPDVAFMK; from the exons ATGTCGGATGGTGGTCGTTACTACAACG AGCATGATGACAGAACTGCACCAAATTTTCGGAACCGGAAGGGTGGAGGGTCCCACAAAGGTCGGGCTTATAACAGGAATCGAAGAGACCGTCAACGTGGAAACCAGTCAGGAATCTTCGGTGGTCCTGGGCCAAGGTCACGTCTTGAAGATCTTGATGGCGATGTAACGATGGGCGATACCTCACAGGACAGCACTCCTCAGAACAGATT caCTCCTTACCAAAGACCTGGCCGTAAAGGAGATGGGCGGTTTGACAGAGACAGGCGTCAaggcagaggtggaggaggaagaggcggCTTCAAAGGGGACCGAAGCGGAGCCGGTGGAGGAGGCGGGAAAAACCGATCAGACTGGTGGAAAGTCACA ataCCACATGGGAGAAAATATGACAAGCGGTGGCTGCTGACAGCTCTTCAGAACCTATGTTCTATCGAATTCACGCCTGTTAAT TACCAAGTCGACCACAACAAGGTTCATTTCTATGTGGATGACACTGCAACAgccaacgccatacataaatgCTCTCACAAGATCACTGACACAGATGGGTATAAG GTGGAGGTGCACACCAATCGCTGTGCTCCACCATCTTACCTCCTAACTGACTTGAAACCTGAGCATATTGAGCACTTGAAG CAATGCATGGCCAAACGTTTTGATGCCTCCCAGCAagctttggacttgaacaatatTCGGACAGACCCAG ACCTCGTCTCCCAGAATGTGGAGGTCATCctaaacaggaaaacaaatatggaAGCTGTCATCAAAATTATTGAAGGGAACATTCCAGAG CTTGCTGCATTAAACCTGAGCAACAACCGAATTCAAAAACTGGATGAACTTTCTGAGTTGGTGACTAAAGTTCCTCTTTTGAAGACTCTAAACCTTTCCAACAATGAG CTGAAGTCTGATCGAGAGCTGGACAAGCTGAAAGGTCTCAAGCTGGTGGAGCTGTGGCTGAATAGGAACCCCTTGTGTGATCTTTTTAAAGACCAGGCTGCATACATCAG CGCTGTGCGGCAGAGGTTTCCCCGACTCCTTAAACTG GATGGCAACGACCTTCCTGCACCCATTGGATTTGACGTGGAAAGCCCCACTGCTATACCACCCTCCAAG GGAAGCTATTTTGGCTCTGACGAAATCAAAGCTCTCATTCTTCCATTCTTACAACA GTACTACAATATATACGACTCTGGGGACAGACAGCCTCTCTTGGATGCTTACCATGATGGTGCATCCTTGTCCCTGACGACGCCTTACTCCAACCAGAACCCCTCTAG GTCAAGTCTCGGGGAATATCACAAGGACAGCCGAAACCTCAAGAGAGTCAAAGACACAA CGATACGCTACAGACTTCTGAAGCACACTCGACTAAACGTGGTGGCTTTCCTCAATGAGCTGCCCAAAACTCAGCATGACATTGCCTCTTTTACTGTTGATGTGAACACTTTTACA AACACGCTGCTATCATTCACTGTGAGTGGAGTCTTCAAAGAGG TTGCAGTTGACGGAAAGTCCCGAGACTCAACTATGGCCTTCTCTCGAGTCTTCATAACTGTCCCTGCAGGGAATTCTGG TCTTTGCATCGTGAACGACCAGATCTTTATCAGAATGGCCACTACAGAAGAAATTCGCAGAGCCTTTGTGGCACCAGCTCCAACTCCGTCGTCCAGCCCCGTCCCAACACTCACTGCTCCACAGCAAGAGATGCTCTCTGCATTTTCTCAGATGTCCGGCATGAACCTCGAATGGTCTCAGAA GTGTCTTTTGGACAATCAATGGGATTTCAATGCTGCAGCACAAGTGTTCACACAACTAAAG aCGGAAGGAAAAATCCCCGATGTTGCTTTTATGAAATAA
- the nxf1a gene encoding nuclear RNA export factor 1 isoform X2: MEMYYENLVVTRTVKHEHDDRTAPNFRNRKGGGSHKGRAYNRNRRDRQRGNQSGIFGGPGPRSRLEDLDGDVTMGDTSQDSTPQNRFTPYQRPGRKGDGRFDRDRRQGRGGGGRGGFKGDRSGAGGGGGKNRSDWWKVTIPHGRKYDKRWLLTALQNLCSIEFTPVNYQVDHNKVHFYVDDTATANAIHKCSHKITDTDGYKVEVHTNRCAPPSYLLTDLKPEHIEHLKQCMAKRFDASQQALDLNNIRTDPDLVSQNVEVILNRKTNMEAVIKIIEGNIPELAALNLSNNRIQKLDELSELVTKVPLLKTLNLSNNELKSDRELDKLKGLKLVELWLNRNPLCDLFKDQAAYISAVRQRFPRLLKLDGNDLPAPIGFDVESPTAIPPSKGSYFGSDEIKALILPFLQQYYNIYDSGDRQPLLDAYHDGASLSLTTPYSNQNPSRSSLGEYHKDSRNLKRVKDTTIRYRLLKHTRLNVVAFLNELPKTQHDIASFTVDVNTFTNTLLSFTVSGVFKEVAVDGKSRDSTMAFSRVFITVPAGNSGLCIVNDQIFIRMATTEEIRRAFVAPAPTPSSSPVPTLTAPQQEMLSAFSQMSGMNLEWSQKCLLDNQWDFNAAAQVFTQLKTEGKIPDVAFMK; encoded by the exons ATGGAAATGTATTATGAAAACCTGGTTGTGACGCGGACGGTCAAACATG AGCATGATGACAGAACTGCACCAAATTTTCGGAACCGGAAGGGTGGAGGGTCCCACAAAGGTCGGGCTTATAACAGGAATCGAAGAGACCGTCAACGTGGAAACCAGTCAGGAATCTTCGGTGGTCCTGGGCCAAGGTCACGTCTTGAAGATCTTGATGGCGATGTAACGATGGGCGATACCTCACAGGACAGCACTCCTCAGAACAGATT caCTCCTTACCAAAGACCTGGCCGTAAAGGAGATGGGCGGTTTGACAGAGACAGGCGTCAaggcagaggtggaggaggaagaggcggCTTCAAAGGGGACCGAAGCGGAGCCGGTGGAGGAGGCGGGAAAAACCGATCAGACTGGTGGAAAGTCACA ataCCACATGGGAGAAAATATGACAAGCGGTGGCTGCTGACAGCTCTTCAGAACCTATGTTCTATCGAATTCACGCCTGTTAAT TACCAAGTCGACCACAACAAGGTTCATTTCTATGTGGATGACACTGCAACAgccaacgccatacataaatgCTCTCACAAGATCACTGACACAGATGGGTATAAG GTGGAGGTGCACACCAATCGCTGTGCTCCACCATCTTACCTCCTAACTGACTTGAAACCTGAGCATATTGAGCACTTGAAG CAATGCATGGCCAAACGTTTTGATGCCTCCCAGCAagctttggacttgaacaatatTCGGACAGACCCAG ACCTCGTCTCCCAGAATGTGGAGGTCATCctaaacaggaaaacaaatatggaAGCTGTCATCAAAATTATTGAAGGGAACATTCCAGAG CTTGCTGCATTAAACCTGAGCAACAACCGAATTCAAAAACTGGATGAACTTTCTGAGTTGGTGACTAAAGTTCCTCTTTTGAAGACTCTAAACCTTTCCAACAATGAG CTGAAGTCTGATCGAGAGCTGGACAAGCTGAAAGGTCTCAAGCTGGTGGAGCTGTGGCTGAATAGGAACCCCTTGTGTGATCTTTTTAAAGACCAGGCTGCATACATCAG CGCTGTGCGGCAGAGGTTTCCCCGACTCCTTAAACTG GATGGCAACGACCTTCCTGCACCCATTGGATTTGACGTGGAAAGCCCCACTGCTATACCACCCTCCAAG GGAAGCTATTTTGGCTCTGACGAAATCAAAGCTCTCATTCTTCCATTCTTACAACA GTACTACAATATATACGACTCTGGGGACAGACAGCCTCTCTTGGATGCTTACCATGATGGTGCATCCTTGTCCCTGACGACGCCTTACTCCAACCAGAACCCCTCTAG GTCAAGTCTCGGGGAATATCACAAGGACAGCCGAAACCTCAAGAGAGTCAAAGACACAA CGATACGCTACAGACTTCTGAAGCACACTCGACTAAACGTGGTGGCTTTCCTCAATGAGCTGCCCAAAACTCAGCATGACATTGCCTCTTTTACTGTTGATGTGAACACTTTTACA AACACGCTGCTATCATTCACTGTGAGTGGAGTCTTCAAAGAGG TTGCAGTTGACGGAAAGTCCCGAGACTCAACTATGGCCTTCTCTCGAGTCTTCATAACTGTCCCTGCAGGGAATTCTGG TCTTTGCATCGTGAACGACCAGATCTTTATCAGAATGGCCACTACAGAAGAAATTCGCAGAGCCTTTGTGGCACCAGCTCCAACTCCGTCGTCCAGCCCCGTCCCAACACTCACTGCTCCACAGCAAGAGATGCTCTCTGCATTTTCTCAGATGTCCGGCATGAACCTCGAATGGTCTCAGAA GTGTCTTTTGGACAATCAATGGGATTTCAATGCTGCAGCACAAGTGTTCACACAACTAAAG aCGGAAGGAAAAATCCCCGATGTTGCTTTTATGAAATAA